One Campylobacter lari DNA segment encodes these proteins:
- a CDS encoding MotE family protein, whose amino-acid sequence MKKIIFLLIFLNFVNAQQNCEQYFEARKEQMQEQIREYDEAKQSLEAYRASFEALQKEKMQALIQKEADINASLEQIKSLKEQNERILEATRQNLQAINDKTMGRITEIYAKMKDVAVAGILSEMEPDEASKILLSLDPRKISSIMAKMEPKKASDLTLLLKNLDQNASSQ is encoded by the coding sequence ATGAAAAAAATAATATTTTTATTAATTTTTTTAAATTTTGTAAATGCACAGCAAAATTGCGAGCAATATTTTGAAGCAAGAAAAGAGCAAATGCAAGAACAAATTAGAGAATATGATGAAGCAAAACAGAGCTTGGAAGCTTATAGAGCATCTTTTGAAGCTTTACAAAAAGAAAAAATGCAAGCTTTAATACAAAAAGAAGCTGATATTAATGCAAGTTTAGAACAAATTAAAAGCCTAAAAGAACAAAATGAGCGTATATTAGAAGCGACTAGGCAAAATCTTCAAGCGATTAATGATAAAACCATGGGGCGTATTACAGAAATCTATGCAAAAATGAAAGATGTGGCTGTTGCAGGTATATTAAGTGAAATGGAACCTGATGAAGCTTCAAAAATTCTACTTTCATTAGATCCTAGAAAAATTTCATCTATTATGGCAAAAATGGAACCTAAAAAAGCTTCGGATTTAACACTGCTTTTGAAAAATTTAGATCAAAATGCAAGTTCGCAGTAA
- a CDS encoding flagellar FliJ family protein: MKSKYSSVIKLRKQQLDKAEANLTKTRQKLLQCEEELKEASKTCESLTLAEKGSIALLRSSLKMQEIAREGKQRVKQKLDLTKKELAHHQHLYKKAHLEFEKIKVLENEELKKIQKALQKEEEKFIDELAITRHFNKDK; this comes from the coding sequence ATGAAAAGCAAATATTCTTCTGTGATTAAGCTTAGAAAACAACAGCTTGATAAAGCAGAAGCAAATTTAACCAAAACAAGACAAAAGCTTTTGCAGTGTGAAGAAGAGCTTAAAGAAGCCTCAAAAACTTGCGAAAGCTTAACTTTGGCCGAAAAGGGTTCGATAGCTTTGTTAAGATCGTCTTTAAAAATGCAAGAAATCGCAAGAGAGGGCAAGCAAAGAGTTAAACAAAAATTAGATTTAACCAAAAAAGAATTAGCGCACCATCAGCATTTATATAAAAAAGCTCATTTGGAATTTGAAAAAATCAAAGTTTTAGAAAATGAAGAATTAAAAAAGATTCAAAAGGCTTTACAAAAAGAAGAGGAAAAATTTATAGACGAGCTTGCTATAACAAGACATTTTAATAAGGATAAATAA
- the carA gene encoding glutamine-hydrolyzing carbamoyl-phosphate synthase small subunit: MKAYIYIENDVFLSAKAFGEGGTFFGELVFNTSLTGYQEIISDPSYAGQFVVFSMPEIGIVGVNDEDNESKEVFASGMIIRELNEDYSNFRANDSLSAYLKKHGKIGLCEIDTRFLVKMIRDQGNLRAVISTEIKDKEELKKMLLSSAKIDEVNYVAQVSTKNSYKHSKGAWDHSKKAYENVKASGKKVAVIDYGVKENILNELVSVGLEVEVFPYNTKAKDLIDLYQKGVIHGVFLSNGPGEPRILKNEIAEIKKLAEARIPMLGICLGHQLLSNAFGYETYKMKFGQHGANHPVINLTNNTVEITAQNHNYNVPEEIAEVATITHRNLFGDNVEGVRYKNYPIISVQHHPESSSGPHESKYIFKEFLELL, from the coding sequence ATGAAAGCATATATTTATATAGAAAACGATGTTTTTTTAAGCGCAAAAGCTTTTGGAGAAGGTGGAACTTTTTTTGGCGAACTTGTTTTTAATACCTCTTTAACTGGTTATCAAGAGATTATTTCTGATCCTTCATATGCGGGTCAATTTGTAGTTTTTTCAATGCCAGAAATTGGTATAGTTGGTGTTAATGATGAGGATAACGAAAGCAAAGAAGTTTTTGCTAGCGGCATGATTATAAGAGAGCTAAATGAAGATTATTCAAATTTTAGAGCCAATGATTCTTTGAGTGCTTATTTAAAAAAACATGGAAAAATAGGACTTTGCGAAATTGATACTAGATTTTTAGTTAAAATGATTAGAGATCAAGGAAATTTAAGAGCTGTTATTTCTACTGAAATCAAAGACAAAGAAGAACTTAAGAAAATGCTTCTTTCTAGTGCTAAAATTGATGAGGTAAATTATGTAGCTCAAGTTAGCACTAAAAACTCTTATAAGCATAGTAAAGGTGCTTGGGATCATAGTAAAAAAGCTTATGAGAACGTAAAAGCAAGTGGTAAAAAAGTAGCTGTGATTGATTATGGTGTAAAAGAAAATATTTTAAATGAGCTTGTAAGCGTAGGACTTGAAGTAGAAGTTTTTCCTTATAATACCAAGGCAAAAGATTTGATTGATTTATATCAAAAAGGTGTAATTCATGGGGTGTTTTTATCCAATGGGCCAGGTGAGCCAAGAATTTTAAAAAATGAAATTGCAGAGATTAAAAAATTAGCAGAAGCAAGAATTCCTATGCTAGGTATTTGTTTGGGGCACCAACTTCTAAGTAATGCTTTTGGTTATGAAACTTATAAGATGAAATTTGGTCAACACGGTGCAAATCATCCAGTAATCAATCTTACAAATAACACAGTAGAAATTACAGCACAAAATCACAACTATAATGTTCCTGAAGAAATAGCAGAGGTTGCAACAATTACCCATAGAAATTTATTTGGTGATAATGTAGAGGGTGTAAGATATAAAAATTATCCTATTATATCAGTACAGCACCATCCAGAAAGCTCATCAGGGCCACATGAGAGCAAGTATATTTTTAAAGAATTTTTAGAGCTTTTGTGA
- the putP gene encoding sodium/proline symporter PutP yields MEVVQINTQIAIMFVAYSALMLFIGFYFYKQNKNSEDYFLGGRSMGPVVSALSAGASDMSGWLLMGLPGALYVSGLAESYIAIGLSIGAFLNWAFVAKRLRIYTSVIANSITIPDYFETRFDDDKHILRVVCAIVILIFFTFYVSSGLVGGAKLFEATFGIQYDYALTTGTVIIVAYTFLGGYKAVCWTDLIQGLLMMSALIVVPIVMIYHLGGFSEAVNIVKEIKPNTFSMGEGLSFLGIVSALSWGLGYFGQPHILVRFMSIRSTKDIPTATFVGISWMVISLIGACLIGILGIAYVSKFELSLQDPEKIFIVMSQLLFNPWIAGILLSAILAAIMSTASSQLLVSSSTIAEDFYKRIFNKEASNKTVMTLGRFGVLAVAVIAFIISTDKNSSVLSIVAYAWAGFGASFGSVMLFSLFWSKMTRYAAIAGMITGAVVVVAYKNFLAEWLNFPIYEIIPGFLAASVVIVLVSLVTKVRPGTKAAYETMLKHL; encoded by the coding sequence ATGGAGGTTGTTCAAATTAATACTCAAATTGCGATAATGTTTGTCGCATATTCAGCATTAATGCTTTTTATCGGATTTTATTTTTATAAACAAAATAAAAATTCAGAGGACTATTTTTTAGGTGGTCGTTCTATGGGACCAGTGGTTTCAGCACTTAGTGCTGGAGCTTCTGATATGAGCGGTTGGCTTTTAATGGGTTTACCAGGAGCGTTATATGTAAGTGGTTTGGCTGAAAGTTATATTGCAATAGGTCTTAGTATAGGAGCGTTTTTAAACTGGGCTTTTGTAGCAAAAAGACTTAGAATTTATACTAGTGTGATTGCAAATTCTATTACAATTCCAGATTATTTTGAAACAAGGTTTGATGATGATAAGCATATATTAAGAGTGGTTTGCGCTATTGTTATTTTAATTTTCTTTACTTTTTATGTTTCTTCAGGACTTGTAGGTGGAGCAAAACTTTTTGAAGCAACTTTTGGAATTCAATATGATTATGCTTTAACTACAGGAACTGTTATTATAGTTGCTTATACATTTTTAGGTGGATATAAGGCAGTTTGTTGGACGGATTTGATTCAAGGTTTATTAATGATGAGTGCTTTGATTGTTGTGCCTATAGTGATGATTTATCATTTAGGTGGCTTTAGTGAAGCTGTTAATATAGTCAAAGAAATTAAGCCAAATACTTTTTCTATGGGAGAAGGATTAAGCTTTTTAGGTATAGTTTCAGCGCTTTCATGGGGACTTGGATATTTTGGTCAGCCACATATTTTGGTGCGTTTTATGTCTATAAGATCAACCAAAGATATTCCAACTGCTACTTTTGTAGGAATTTCTTGGATGGTTATATCTTTAATAGGTGCTTGTTTGATAGGTATTTTAGGTATAGCTTATGTGAGTAAATTTGAGCTTAGTTTGCAAGATCCTGAAAAGATTTTTATCGTAATGTCACAATTGCTTTTTAATCCTTGGATAGCAGGTATTTTACTTAGTGCTATTTTAGCAGCTATTATGAGTACAGCAAGTTCGCAATTACTTGTTTCAAGTTCAACTATAGCAGAAGATTTTTATAAAAGAATTTTTAATAAAGAAGCATCTAATAAAACAGTGATGACTTTGGGTAGATTTGGTGTTTTAGCAGTAGCTGTGATAGCTTTTATCATTTCTACTGATAAAAACTCAAGTGTATTAAGTATAGTAGCTTATGCTTGGGCGGGATTTGGAGCAAGTTTTGGTTCTGTAATGCTCTTTTCGTTATTTTGGTCAAAAATGACAAGATACGCTGCTATTGCAGGTATGATTACCGGTGCAGTTGTGGTTGTAGCATATAAAAATTTCTTAGCTGAGTGGCTTAATTTTCCTATATATGAAATTATTCCAGGATTTTTAGCTGCTTCTGTTGTGATTGTTTTAGTGAGCTTGGTTACAAAAGTTCGTCCAGGAACTAAAGCAGCTTATGAAACAATGTTAAAACATCTTTAA
- a CDS encoding adenylosuccinate synthase, whose translation MSKADIVVGIQWGDEGKGKIVDKLCENYDYVCRSAGGHNAGHTIWVDGIRYALHLMPSGVLNKQCINVIGNGVVVNPDVLISEMAQFENLEGRLFISDRAHLNLNHHALIDQARERLKGDKAIGTTGKGIGPSYEDKISRNGHRVGELLEPEKLCENLMKDFELKKTYFDALGIAMPSYDEILKDLKRFKEVLAPYITDTTRMLWKALDEDKKVLLEGAQGSMLDIDHGTYPYVTSSTTISAGALSGLGLNPKEIGKVIGIVKAYTTRVGNGAFPSEDLGEDGEKIGLIGKEIGVSTGRKRRCGWFDAVAVRYTARLNGLDTLSLMKLDVLDGFESVKICKAYEYKGQEIDYVPCDLENAKPIYEVMEGWDKVAGIRDYDLLPENAKKYIKRLEELSGVKVGYISTSPEREDTIIL comes from the coding sequence ATGAGTAAAGCAGATATTGTCGTTGGTATCCAATGGGGTGATGAGGGTAAAGGTAAGATAGTTGATAAACTATGCGAAAATTATGATTATGTTTGCAGGAGTGCAGGTGGACATAATGCAGGTCACACTATATGGGTTGATGGTATAAGATATGCTTTACATTTAATGCCATCAGGTGTTTTAAATAAGCAATGTATTAATGTTATAGGAAATGGGGTTGTGGTTAATCCTGATGTATTAATTAGTGAAATGGCTCAATTTGAAAATTTAGAAGGAAGATTATTTATAAGTGATAGGGCTCATTTAAATTTAAACCACCATGCTTTAATTGATCAAGCAAGAGAAAGACTTAAAGGCGATAAAGCTATAGGTACAACAGGCAAAGGTATAGGACCAAGTTATGAAGATAAAATAAGTCGTAATGGACATAGAGTAGGGGAGTTGCTGGAGCCTGAAAAACTTTGTGAAAATTTAATGAAAGATTTTGAACTTAAAAAAACTTATTTTGATGCTTTGGGTATCGCAATGCCTAGTTATGATGAAATCTTAAAAGATTTAAAACGCTTTAAAGAGGTATTGGCACCATATATTACAGATACTACAAGAATGCTTTGGAAAGCTTTAGATGAGGATAAAAAAGTATTATTAGAAGGTGCGCAAGGATCAATGCTTGATATTGACCATGGAACTTATCCTTATGTTACTAGTTCAACAACTATTTCAGCTGGAGCTTTAAGTGGTTTGGGGTTAAATCCAAAAGAAATTGGAAAAGTTATAGGTATAGTAAAAGCTTATACAACAAGAGTGGGAAATGGAGCTTTTCCAAGTGAAGATTTAGGTGAAGATGGTGAAAAAATAGGGCTTATTGGTAAAGAAATCGGTGTAAGTACAGGTAGAAAAAGAAGATGTGGTTGGTTTGATGCGGTTGCGGTAAGATATACCGCAAGATTAAATGGCTTAGATACTTTATCATTAATGAAACTTGATGTATTAGATGGTTTTGAAAGTGTTAAAATTTGTAAAGCTTATGAGTATAAGGGACAAGAAATAGATTATGTACCTTGTGATTTAGAAAATGCTAAACCTATTTATGAAGTAATGGAAGGTTGGGACAAAGTTGCAGGGATTAGGGATTATGATTTGTTACCTGAAAATGCCAAAAAATACATTAAACGTTTAGAAGAATTAAGTGGTGTTAAAGTAGGCTATATCTCTACAAGCCCTGAAAGAGAAGATACTATCATTTTATGA
- a CDS encoding DUF507 family protein produces MRIKPAHIPYIANKIILDLMHSSFVKIKDDSQKLLKIAKEIIEIDVLNERKLDEKAKELLESQEDEIEFMQIDRKSMFWMIKKKLANEFKFMLDSEDRYNNLSHKILENLVEEDLINYNVSENRVKNLIFSSIMSYLKEYENLEDLVYEKISNYKRKLIPGSEEYELVFEKLYQEELRKKGLL; encoded by the coding sequence ATGCGTATCAAACCAGCTCACATACCTTATATAGCAAATAAAATAATACTTGATTTAATGCACTCTTCTTTTGTAAAAATTAAAGATGATAGTCAAAAGCTTTTAAAAATAGCAAAAGAAATTATAGAAATAGATGTTTTAAATGAACGTAAGCTTGATGAAAAGGCAAAAGAGCTTTTAGAAAGTCAAGAAGATGAAATTGAGTTTATGCAAATAGATAGAAAAAGTATGTTTTGGATGATTAAGAAAAAATTGGCAAATGAGTTTAAATTTATGCTTGATAGTGAAGATAGATACAATAACCTTTCTCACAAAATTTTAGAAAATTTAGTAGAAGAAGATTTGATAAATTACAATGTATCAGAAAATCGTGTGAAAAATCTCATTTTCTCGAGTATTATGTCTTATTTAAAAGAGTATGAAAATTTAGAAGATTTGGTTTATGAAAAAATTTCAAATTATAAAAGAAAGCTTATCCCAGGTTCTGAGGAATATGAATTAGTATTTGAAAAGCTTTACCAAGAAGAGCTTAGAAAAAAGGGACTTTTATGA
- the yedF gene encoding sulfurtransferase-like selenium metabolism protein YedF, whose protein sequence is MIIHYSLNLEGEACPYPAIATIDALKELKSGEVLEILCDCPQSINSIPQDAKNRGFEILEINQDGPTLRFLIQKP, encoded by the coding sequence ATGATTATTCATTATAGTTTAAATTTAGAAGGTGAAGCTTGTCCATACCCTGCTATAGCTACTATTGATGCCTTAAAAGAACTAAAATCAGGTGAAGTTTTAGAAATTTTATGCGACTGTCCGCAAAGTATCAATTCTATACCTCAAGATGCTAAAAATCGTGGTTTTGAAATTCTAGAAATAAATCAAGATGGCCCAACGCTTAGATTTTTAATTCAAAAGCCTTAA
- the yedE gene encoding selenium metabolism membrane protein YedE/FdhT: MHSFKQSFFINFWDNSKGMIMLGILSAIYFGIFGSVWAVTGEMTRWGGEFLEFFGIDLSSYSYYQKQNLNGTPLTRIDGIMLIGMFIGCLSAAFLANKFKWRLPASKIRIFQAIIGGILSGFGARLAFGCNLANFFTGLPYFSLHTWVFTLFMILGIYLAVKVCNLSPFKPKAKLQRVCKENQPLKTHNKTAKIYFYIGLGVFIIFITYVVLILQKQPLNINNKESILPLALIFGFVFGFIISRAQICFTSCFRDLFLFGRDNAIKGALIGMIIACLIAFAFILQGHTSKIIEISPNIALGAFLFGFGIVFAGGCECGWMYRACEGQSHFIIVGIANIIGTMILALSYDYFPNFLTDGVKIHLLNEFGYFNGLVINLTLFAILFLFILKFKKSFFFKQNKKGKI, translated from the coding sequence ATGCATTCTTTCAAACAATCTTTTTTTATAAATTTTTGGGATAATTCCAAAGGCATGATTATGCTTGGAATTTTAAGTGCTATTTATTTTGGAATTTTTGGTAGTGTTTGGGCAGTCACTGGCGAAATGACACGCTGGGGTGGAGAGTTTTTAGAATTTTTTGGTATAGACTTAAGCTCTTATTCTTATTATCAAAAGCAAAATTTAAACGGTACTCCCTTAACAAGAATTGATGGTATTATGCTTATAGGTATGTTTATAGGGTGTTTAAGCGCTGCATTTTTAGCAAATAAATTCAAATGGCGCTTACCTGCTAGCAAAATTCGAATTTTTCAAGCTATTATAGGTGGAATTTTATCTGGTTTTGGCGCAAGACTTGCCTTTGGATGTAACTTGGCAAATTTTTTTACAGGCTTGCCTTATTTTTCTTTACATACTTGGGTTTTTACTTTATTTATGATTTTAGGGATTTATTTAGCTGTTAAAGTTTGCAATCTATCACCTTTTAAACCAAAAGCCAAATTACAACGTGTTTGTAAAGAAAACCAACCATTAAAAACACACAATAAAACCGCAAAGATATATTTTTATATAGGACTTGGTGTATTTATAATTTTTATAACTTATGTTGTACTTATACTACAAAAACAACCTTTAAATATTAACAACAAAGAAAGCATTCTTCCTTTAGCGTTAATATTTGGCTTTGTTTTTGGTTTTATCATATCTAGAGCTCAAATTTGCTTTACTTCTTGCTTTAGAGATTTATTTTTATTTGGTAGAGACAATGCTATAAAAGGTGCTTTAATAGGTATGATTATAGCTTGCTTAATAGCTTTTGCATTTATCTTACAAGGACACACTAGCAAAATAATAGAAATATCACCAAATATTGCTTTAGGTGCTTTTTTATTTGGCTTTGGGATAGTTTTTGCCGGAGGATGCGAGTGTGGCTGGATGTATCGAGCTTGTGAAGGACAAAGTCATTTTATTATAGTGGGTATTGCAAATATTATTGGCACTATGATATTAGCTTTAAGCTACGATTATTTTCCAAATTTCTTAACAGATGGAGTAAAGATTCATCTTTTAAATGAATTTGGTTATTTTAATGGTTTAGTAATCAATTTAACTTTATTTGCAATTTTATTTTTATTTATATTAAAGTTTAAAAAATCATTCTTTTTTAAACAAAATAAAAAAGGAAAAATATGA
- a CDS encoding bifunctional proline dehydrogenase/L-glutamate gamma-semialdehyde dehydrogenase yields the protein MIQKALQLAEELQRKIESNISQSEKEFHAKMQKLLNNPKNKVMLIELLDRSFRCKDKSASFELIEHTLNKYGIADFFSAFEKFLLFSFLNFGKFAPTLSVPFFIKHLREDTKAMVLDANPSVLEPHMRKRKDEDKITLNVNLIGEEVLGEAESAYRMKKYEEALKTSYITYISIKITTIFSQINIIDFEYSKDEVVKRLDKLYALALEEEKKQGVSKFINLDMEEFRDLELTVEAFMESVAKYDIKAGIVLQAYLPDSYEYLKKLFAFSKERVLKGMKPIKIRFVKGANMESEETIASQRGWALPTFYKKIDTDSNYKKMLDFVLEGDNYKYINVGIASHNLFEIAYAYTRISQAGALSSFTFEMLEGMSLQCSYELSKMHDLILYAPVCDEAHFNNAIAYLVRRLDENTSEDNFMRYFFNLKINDKNWQTQKELFIKSLEGVASLDNSTHRTQDRNNETKAISSYESKEFKNEPDTDFILKANREWAKNIRTKYENLENYDVYPVAKEEIKNENLQVVEVKDKIKNRTIGKAHLAGQAEIKYALDVAKSSNFSDLSHDEIYKILAKTAQLVRDRRGDLIGIAALEVGKTFLEIDPEVSEAIDFLEFYPHSLEKLKEQNPNTTFKAKGIGVVIAPWNFPVGISVGTIAAPLAAGNKVIYKPSSLSMLTGYMLCKCFWDAGIPKDALIFLPAKGSDISKYLLVDQSVKFSVLTGGEETAYAMLKANPTLLLSAETGGKNATIVSKFADRDSAIKNIIHSAFSNSGQKCSATSLLVLEEEVYNDEEFKKTLVDAASSMAVGNPFVFKNKLGALADKPDVKLQKALDELAPYESWALKPKFVDDNPYLLTPGIKYGTKKGDFTHMNELFAPILTVMKAKDLKEAIDIVNSTGYGLTAGFESLDEREWEYFHTHIEAGNIYINKPTTGAIVLRQPFGGIKKSAIGFGRKVGIYNYITQFLDIEQSQADQNVLDNELVSNLNALSLDLNEKDKVDFEVIKAMARSYAYHAKHEFASAKDYVNIRGEDNLFSYTKVKNIAYRVHKDDSLKDILGVILAASVLNIDLVLSYDEHEKIDLVQKINQKISSKTLFLKENKENFISKIADYERIRYFAPLDVNDEIFIKAASCAKIIANAKPLINGRFELLLYHNEKALSISFHRYGNLGIRALK from the coding sequence ATGATACAAAAAGCTTTGCAATTAGCTGAAGAATTACAAAGAAAGATAGAAAGTAATATTTCTCAAAGTGAAAAAGAATTTCATGCCAAAATGCAAAAACTTTTAAACAATCCTAAAAATAAAGTAATGTTAATTGAGCTTTTAGATCGCTCTTTTAGATGTAAAGATAAAAGCGCGAGTTTTGAGCTAATAGAACATACTTTAAATAAATATGGCATAGCAGATTTTTTTAGTGCTTTTGAAAAATTTTTACTTTTTTCATTTTTAAATTTTGGAAAATTTGCACCAACTCTTAGTGTGCCATTTTTCATTAAGCATTTAAGAGAAGATACTAAAGCTATGGTTTTAGATGCAAATCCTAGTGTTTTAGAGCCTCATATGCGTAAAAGAAAAGATGAAGATAAAATCACCTTAAATGTAAATTTAATTGGTGAAGAGGTTTTGGGTGAGGCTGAGAGTGCTTATAGAATGAAAAAATACGAAGAAGCATTAAAAACAAGCTATATTACTTATATTTCTATTAAAATTACTACCATTTTTTCCCAAATCAATATTATTGATTTTGAATACTCTAAAGATGAGGTGGTAAAAAGATTGGATAAATTATATGCTCTTGCTTTAGAGGAAGAAAAAAAGCAAGGTGTATCTAAATTTATCAATCTTGACATGGAAGAATTTAGAGATTTAGAATTAACTGTTGAAGCTTTTATGGAGAGTGTTGCAAAATATGATATTAAAGCAGGTATTGTTTTGCAAGCTTATTTACCTGATTCTTATGAGTATTTGAAAAAACTTTTTGCTTTTTCAAAAGAAAGAGTTTTAAAAGGTATGAAGCCTATAAAAATTCGCTTTGTTAAAGGAGCGAATATGGAAAGTGAAGAAACTATAGCTTCACAAAGAGGTTGGGCTCTACCTACTTTTTATAAAAAAATTGACACTGATAGTAACTATAAAAAAATGCTTGATTTTGTCTTAGAGGGAGATAATTATAAATATATTAATGTAGGTATTGCAAGCCATAATTTGTTTGAAATTGCTTATGCTTATACTAGAATTTCACAAGCAGGAGCTTTATCATCTTTTACTTTTGAAATGCTTGAAGGTATGAGTTTACAATGCTCTTATGAGCTTTCTAAAATGCATGATCTTATACTTTATGCACCAGTTTGCGATGAAGCACATTTTAACAATGCTATTGCATACTTAGTAAGAAGACTTGATGAAAATACTAGTGAAGATAATTTCATGAGATATTTTTTCAATCTTAAAATTAATGATAAAAATTGGCAGACGCAAAAAGAATTATTTATAAAATCTTTAGAAGGTGTTGCTAGCTTGGATAATTCTACTCATAGAACTCAAGATAGAAATAATGAAACAAAGGCTATTAGTTCTTATGAGAGTAAAGAATTTAAAAACGAACCTGATACAGATTTTATCTTAAAAGCAAATAGAGAGTGGGCTAAAAATATAAGAACTAAATATGAAAATTTAGAAAATTATGATGTCTATCCGGTTGCAAAAGAGGAAATTAAAAACGAAAATTTACAAGTAGTAGAAGTTAAAGATAAAATCAAAAATCGCACTATAGGTAAAGCACATTTAGCAGGCCAAGCAGAGATTAAGTACGCTTTAGATGTAGCTAAGAGCTCAAATTTTAGTGATTTAAGTCACGATGAAATTTATAAAATTTTAGCAAAAACTGCTCAACTTGTTAGAGATCGTAGAGGAGATTTAATAGGTATAGCAGCTTTAGAAGTAGGAAAAACTTTCTTAGAAATTGATCCTGAAGTTAGTGAGGCTATAGACTTTTTAGAATTTTACCCACATTCTTTGGAAAAACTAAAAGAGCAAAATCCAAATACTACTTTTAAAGCAAAAGGTATAGGTGTGGTGATTGCACCATGGAATTTCCCAGTGGGTATTTCAGTAGGAACTATAGCAGCACCTTTGGCTGCAGGAAATAAAGTGATATACAAACCTTCATCTTTATCGATGTTAACAGGTTATATGCTTTGTAAATGTTTTTGGGATGCGGGAATTCCTAAAGATGCTTTGATTTTCTTACCTGCTAAAGGTAGTGATATATCAAAATACTTACTTGTTGATCAAAGTGTGAAATTTTCAGTATTAACCGGTGGGGAAGAAACTGCTTATGCAATGCTCAAAGCTAATCCAACCTTACTTTTAAGCGCTGAAACAGGCGGTAAAAACGCAACTATTGTTTCTAAATTTGCTGATCGTGATAGTGCGATTAAAAATATCATTCATTCAGCTTTTTCAAATTCAGGTCAAAAATGCTCTGCTACTTCTTTACTAGTTTTAGAAGAAGAAGTTTATAATGATGAAGAGTTTAAAAAGACTTTGGTAGATGCTGCTAGTTCTATGGCGGTTGGAAATCCATTTGTGTTTAAAAATAAACTTGGAGCTTTAGCAGATAAACCAGATGTGAAATTACAAAAAGCTTTAGATGAGCTAGCTCCGTATGAAAGTTGGGCTTTAAAACCTAAATTTGTAGATGATAATCCTTATCTTTTAACTCCAGGGATTAAGTATGGTACTAAAAAAGGTGATTTTACGCACATGAATGAGCTTTTTGCGCCAATCTTAACTGTAATGAAAGCAAAAGATTTAAAAGAAGCTATTGATATAGTAAATTCAACAGGCTATGGACTCACAGCAGGATTTGAAAGTTTAGATGAGAGAGAATGGGAGTATTTTCACACTCACATAGAGGCAGGAAATATTTATATTAATAAACCAACAACAGGAGCTATAGTTCTTAGACAGCCTTTTGGTGGTATTAAAAAATCAGCCATTGGTTTTGGTAGAAAAGTTGGAATTTATAATTACATTACCCAATTTTTAGATATAGAGCAAAGTCAAGCTGATCAAAATGTTTTGGACAATGAATTGGTATCAAATTTAAATGCTTTAAGCTTAGATTTAAATGAAAAAGATAAAGTCGATTTTGAAGTCATTAAAGCTATGGCAAGAAGCTATGCTTACCATGCAAAACATGAATTTGCAAGTGCGAAAGATTATGTCAATATAAGAGGTGAGGATAATCTTTTCTCCTATACAAAGGTTAAAAATATCGCTTATAGAGTGCATAAAGATGATAGTTTAAAAGATATTTTAGGAGTTATTTTAGCAGCTAGTGTATTAAATATTGATCTTGTTTTAAGTTATGATGAGCATGAAAAAATAGATCTTGTGCAAAAGATTAATCAAAAAATTAGTTCAAAAACTTTATTCCTTAAAGAAAATAAAGAAAATTTCATTAGCAAAATAGCTGATTATGAGAGAATTCGTTATTTTGCTCCATTAGATGTTAATGATGAAATTTTCATAAAAGCAGCAAGTTGTGCAAAAATCATCGCTAATGCTAAGCCTTTAATAAATGGGCGTTTTGAGTTGCTTTTATATCACAATGAGAAAGCTTTAAGTATATCTTTCCATCGTTATGGAAATCTAGGTATTCGTGCTTTAAAATAA